A genomic window from Streptomyces mirabilis includes:
- a CDS encoding HAD family hydrolase, whose product MSIDAVVWDIDDTIFDYTAADRAGMRNHLAAEGLLGGASVEQALARWREVTDAQWARFSAGETDWQGQRRERVRVFLEEPLSDTEADAWFDRYITHYESAWSLFPDVLPVLDSLVASHRHAVLSNSSLLVQDRKLRVLGVHDRFEAILCAAELGVSKPAAAAFHAACEALELPPHRVAYVGDHPEIDGRGAAEAGLLSVWIDRDGTHAAAGDPPTGPHRIASLAELPAILGADTRFGASSTFR is encoded by the coding sequence ATGAGCATCGACGCGGTGGTCTGGGACATCGACGACACGATCTTCGACTACACGGCCGCGGACAGGGCGGGCATGCGGAACCATCTGGCGGCCGAGGGCCTGCTCGGCGGCGCGTCCGTCGAGCAGGCCCTCGCGCGCTGGCGCGAGGTCACCGACGCGCAGTGGGCGCGGTTCTCGGCGGGTGAGACGGACTGGCAGGGCCAGCGCAGGGAACGCGTGAGGGTGTTCCTGGAGGAGCCGTTGAGCGACACCGAGGCCGACGCGTGGTTCGACCGTTACATCACGCACTACGAGTCCGCCTGGAGCCTCTTCCCGGACGTCCTGCCCGTCCTGGACAGCCTCGTCGCCAGCCACCGACACGCGGTCCTGTCCAACTCCAGCCTCCTCGTGCAGGACCGCAAGCTGCGGGTCCTCGGTGTGCACGACCGCTTCGAGGCGATCCTGTGCGCCGCCGAGCTCGGCGTCTCCAAGCCCGCCGCGGCCGCCTTCCACGCGGCCTGCGAAGCCCTGGAACTGCCGCCGCATCGGGTCGCCTACGTCGGTGACCACCCGGAGATCGACGGACGGGGCGCCGCCGAGGCCGGCCTGCTCTCCGTCTGGATCGACCGGGACGGCACTCACGCCGCCGCAGGTGATCCGCCGACGGGTCCGCACCGGATCGCCTCGCTGGCCGAACTCCCCGCGATCCTCGGCGCCGATACCCGTTTTGGAGCGTCGTCCACCTTCAGGTAA
- a CDS encoding MerR family transcriptional regulator: MRLSELSERSGVSTATIKYYLREGLLAPGRQVNTTTADYDESHLRRLRLVRALIQVGRVPVATAREVLGHIDDESLGRTIRLGAALWALPQEPEPDDQDPAVRSARREVDQLLADLGWETARELAPLSPVHRSLVAAVATLIRLGYSWDAELLAPYAELMHQVAMRDLDYLETHTSDAERVETAVASAVLFEPVLRALHRLAQEQESARRYGIE, encoded by the coding sequence ATGCGGCTGTCGGAGTTGAGCGAGCGGAGCGGGGTGTCCACCGCGACGATCAAGTACTACCTGCGGGAAGGGTTGTTGGCTCCCGGGCGCCAGGTCAACACGACGACGGCCGACTACGACGAGAGCCATCTGCGCCGGCTGCGGCTGGTGCGGGCGCTGATCCAGGTGGGCCGGGTGCCGGTGGCCACGGCCCGGGAGGTTCTCGGACACATCGACGACGAGTCCCTGGGCCGGACGATCCGGCTCGGCGCGGCCCTGTGGGCGCTGCCGCAGGAGCCCGAACCGGACGATCAGGACCCGGCCGTCCGGTCCGCGCGCCGCGAGGTGGACCAACTGCTGGCGGACCTGGGCTGGGAGACCGCACGGGAGCTCGCACCCCTCTCCCCCGTGCACCGTTCGCTGGTGGCGGCGGTGGCCACGCTGATCCGACTCGGCTATTCCTGGGACGCCGAACTCCTGGCGCCGTACGCGGAGTTGATGCACCAGGTGGCGATGCGGGACCTGGACTACCTGGAGACGCACACGTCCGACGCGGAGCGGGTGGAGACCGCGGTCGCCTCGGCCGTGCTCTTCGAGCCGGTGCTGCGGGCGCTGCACCGGCTGGCGCAGGAGCAGGAGTCGGCGCGGCGGTACGGCATCGAGTGA
- a CDS encoding DUF4188 domain-containing protein — protein sequence MSGTRVTAGRTTAAAEGDVVVLLIGMRVNHFWAVHQWVPVFFAMLRMVRDLEKDGSRGLLGRVLLTASPRTYYVVQYWESKEKLYAYASAPDMFHHKVWAIINRKERAGKVRQHVGIWHEAYVVPEGSYESIYADMPPFGLAAAYGALPVEKRGRRAADRFAHRSPKAGAEAGGVAG from the coding sequence ATGTCCGGTACCCGGGTGACCGCAGGCCGTACCACCGCAGCAGCCGAGGGGGACGTGGTCGTCCTGCTGATCGGCATGCGCGTCAACCACTTCTGGGCGGTGCACCAGTGGGTGCCGGTGTTCTTCGCCATGCTGCGCATGGTGCGGGACCTGGAGAAGGACGGCAGTCGGGGCCTGCTCGGCCGCGTCCTGCTGACGGCGTCACCACGGACGTACTACGTCGTCCAGTACTGGGAGTCCAAGGAGAAGCTGTACGCGTACGCGTCGGCGCCCGACATGTTCCACCACAAGGTGTGGGCGATCATCAACCGCAAGGAACGGGCGGGGAAGGTGCGGCAGCACGTGGGGATCTGGCACGAGGCGTATGTGGTGCCGGAGGGGTCGTACGAGTCGATCTACGCGGACATGCCGCCCTTCGGGCTCGCGGCCGCGTACGGGGCGTTGCCCGTGGAGAAGCGGGGGCGGCGGGCGGCGGACCGGTTCGCTCATCGGTCGCCCAAGGCGGGAGCTGAGGCCGGGGGAGTGGCGGGTTGA
- the ndgR gene encoding IclR family transcriptional regulator NdgR, producing MDNSSGVGVLDKAALVLSALESGPATLAGLVAATGLARPTAHRLAVALEHHRMVARDMQGRFILGPRLAELAAAAGEDRLLATAGPVLTHLRDVTGESAQLYRRQGDMRICVAAAERLSGLRDTVPVGSTLTMKAGSSAQILMAWEEPERLHRGLQGARFTATALSGVRRRGWAQSIGEREPGVASVSAPVRGPSNRVVAAVSVSGPIERLTRHPGRMHAQAVIDAAARLSEALRRTG from the coding sequence ATGGACAACAGTAGCGGCGTCGGCGTTCTGGACAAGGCAGCCCTTGTCCTGAGCGCTCTGGAGTCCGGTCCGGCCACCCTCGCGGGACTGGTCGCGGCGACCGGACTGGCACGACCCACGGCACATCGCCTCGCCGTGGCACTCGAACACCACCGCATGGTGGCGCGTGACATGCAGGGCCGTTTCATTCTCGGCCCCCGCCTCGCCGAACTGGCCGCGGCCGCGGGCGAGGACCGCCTCCTCGCGACGGCCGGCCCGGTGCTCACGCACCTGCGCGACGTCACGGGCGAGAGCGCCCAGCTCTACCGCCGCCAGGGCGACATGCGCATCTGCGTCGCCGCGGCCGAGCGCCTGTCCGGCCTTCGGGACACGGTCCCGGTCGGCTCGACGCTCACGATGAAGGCCGGTTCCTCGGCGCAGATCCTGATGGCCTGGGAGGAGCCGGAGCGTCTGCACCGCGGTCTCCAGGGCGCCCGCTTCACCGCCACGGCGCTCTCGGGCGTACGGCGCCGGGGCTGGGCCCAGTCGATCGGCGAGCGCGAGCCGGGCGTCGCGTCGGTCTCCGCGCCGGTGCGCGGACCCTCGAACCGGGTGGTCGCCGCCGTCTCGGTCTCCGGTCCGATCGAGCGCCTGACCCGGCACCCTGGCCGTATGCACGCCCAGGCGGTCATCGACGCCGCCGCCCGCCTCTCCGAGGCCCTCCGCCGCACCGGCTGA
- the leuC gene encoding 3-isopropylmalate dehydratase large subunit produces the protein MGRTLAEKVWDDHVVRRAEGEPDLLFIDLHLLHEVTSPQAFDGLRQAGRPVRRLDLTIATEDHNTPTLDIDKPIADPVSRAQLETLRKNCAEFGVRLHSLGDVEQGVVHVVGPQLGLTQPGTTVVCGDSHTSTHGAFGALAFGIGTSQVEHVLATQTLPLARPKTMAITVDGELPDGVTAKDLILAIIAKIGTGGGQGYILEYRGSAIEKLSMEARMTICNMSIEAGARAGMIAPDETTFEYLKGRAHAPEGEEWDAAVAYWKTLKSDEDAVFDAEVVIDGPSLAPFVTWGTNPGQGAPLSASVPDPASYEDASERMAAEKALEYMGLTAGQPLRDIKVDTVFVGSCTNGRIEDLRAAAAIVEGHKVADGVRMLVVPGSARVGLQAVSEGLDVVFKEAGAEWRHAGCSMCLGMNPDQLAPGERSASTSNRNFEGRQGKGGRTHLVSPQVAAATAVLGHLASPADLADSSAARTPAGV, from the coding sequence ATGGGTAGGACACTCGCGGAGAAGGTCTGGGACGACCATGTCGTCCGGCGCGCCGAGGGCGAGCCCGACCTCCTCTTCATCGATCTGCACCTGCTGCACGAGGTGACCAGCCCGCAGGCCTTCGACGGCCTCCGCCAGGCGGGGCGTCCCGTGCGCCGTCTCGACCTCACCATCGCCACCGAGGATCACAACACCCCGACCCTCGACATCGACAAGCCCATCGCGGACCCGGTCTCCCGGGCCCAGCTGGAGACCCTGCGCAAGAACTGCGCCGAGTTCGGTGTACGGCTGCACTCACTGGGTGACGTCGAGCAGGGCGTCGTCCACGTGGTGGGACCGCAGCTGGGTCTGACCCAGCCCGGCACCACGGTGGTCTGTGGCGACTCCCACACCTCCACGCACGGCGCCTTCGGCGCGCTGGCGTTCGGCATCGGCACCTCGCAGGTCGAGCATGTGCTGGCCACCCAGACGCTGCCGCTGGCCCGCCCCAAGACCATGGCCATCACGGTCGACGGCGAGCTGCCCGACGGCGTCACCGCCAAGGACCTGATCCTGGCGATCATCGCCAAGATCGGTACGGGTGGCGGCCAGGGCTACATCCTGGAATACCGCGGCTCCGCCATCGAGAAGCTCTCGATGGAAGCCCGGATGACCATCTGCAACATGTCGATCGAGGCCGGCGCCCGCGCGGGCATGATCGCCCCCGACGAGACCACCTTCGAGTACCTCAAGGGCCGTGCGCACGCCCCCGAGGGCGAGGAGTGGGACGCGGCGGTCGCGTACTGGAAGACCCTGAAGTCGGACGAGGACGCGGTCTTCGACGCCGAGGTGGTCATCGACGGCCCGTCGCTGGCGCCGTTCGTCACCTGGGGCACCAACCCCGGCCAGGGAGCGCCGCTTTCGGCGTCCGTCCCCGACCCGGCTTCGTACGAAGACGCTTCGGAGCGCATGGCCGCCGAAAAGGCCCTGGAGTACATGGGGTTGACCGCCGGGCAGCCGCTGCGCGACATCAAGGTCGACACCGTCTTCGTAGGTTCCTGCACCAACGGCCGCATCGAGGACCTGCGCGCCGCCGCCGCGATCGTCGAGGGCCACAAAGTCGCCGACGGCGTACGGATGCTGGTGGTCCCCGGTTCCGCGCGGGTCGGTCTGCAGGCCGTCTCCGAGGGCCTGGACGTGGTCTTCAAGGAGGCCGGCGCCGAGTGGCGGCACGCGGGCTGCTCGATGTGTCTGGGCATGAACCCCGACCAGCTGGCCCCCGGTGAGCGCTCCGCGTCCACCTCGAACCGCAACTTCGAGGGCAGGCAGGGCAAGGGCGGCCGTACGCACCTGGTGTCGCCGCAGGTCGCCGCCGCCACCGCCGTACTCGGCCACCTGGCCTCCCCGGCCGATCTCGCCGACTCGTCTGCCGCCCGCACGCCCGCTGGAGTCTGA
- the leuD gene encoding 3-isopropylmalate dehydratase small subunit: MEAFTTHTGRAVPLRRSNVDTDQIIPAHWLKKVTRDGFEDGLFEAWRKDSSFILNQPERKGATVLVAGPDFGTGSSREHAVWALQNYGFKAVISSRFADIFRGNSLKNGLLTVVLEQKIVDALQELTEKDPEAEITVDLEAREVRAEGITAAFELDENARWRLLNGLDDISITLQNEGDIAEYEAKRPSHKPKTLQV; this comes from the coding sequence ATGGAAGCATTCACCACGCACACCGGCCGGGCCGTTCCGCTGCGCCGCAGTAACGTCGACACCGACCAGATCATCCCCGCCCACTGGCTCAAGAAGGTGACCAGGGACGGTTTCGAGGACGGGCTGTTCGAGGCCTGGCGCAAGGACTCGTCCTTCATCCTCAACCAGCCCGAGCGCAAGGGCGCCACGGTCCTGGTAGCGGGCCCCGACTTCGGCACCGGCTCCTCCCGCGAGCACGCCGTCTGGGCGCTGCAGAACTACGGTTTCAAGGCCGTCATCTCGTCCCGGTTCGCGGACATCTTCCGGGGCAACTCGCTCAAGAACGGCCTGCTCACGGTGGTTCTGGAGCAGAAGATCGTGGACGCGCTGCAGGAGCTGACGGAGAAGGACCCCGAGGCCGAGATCACGGTCGACCTGGAGGCCCGCGAAGTGCGCGCCGAGGGCATCACCGCCGCCTTCGAGCTCGACGAGAACGCCCGCTGGCGGCTGCTGAACGGGCTGGACGACATCTCCATCACCCTCCAGAACGAGGGCGACATCGCGGAGTACGAGGCCAAGCGGCCGTCGCACAAGCCGAAGACGCTCCAGGTCTGA
- a CDS encoding HU family DNA-binding protein, translating into MNKAQLVEAIADKVGGRQQAADAVDAVLDAIVRAVVGGDRVSVTGFGSFEKVDRPARYARNPQTGERVRVKKTSVPRFRAGQGFKDLVSGSKKLPRGGEVAVKKAPKGSLTGGAAATVKKAAAKKATTAKRATAAKKTTAAVKKTAAKKTTTAAKKTTATAKKTTAKKTTATAKKTAAKKTTAKKATAKKAPAKKATAKKAPAKKSTARKTTAKKATAR; encoded by the coding sequence GTGAACAAGGCGCAGCTCGTAGAAGCGATTGCCGACAAGGTCGGCGGGCGTCAGCAGGCCGCCGACGCGGTCGACGCCGTACTGGACGCGATCGTCCGTGCAGTTGTCGGCGGGGACCGGGTCTCGGTCACCGGCTTCGGTTCCTTCGAGAAGGTAGACCGTCCGGCTCGTTACGCCCGCAACCCGCAGACCGGTGAGCGTGTTCGGGTCAAGAAGACCTCTGTGCCGCGCTTCCGCGCCGGTCAGGGCTTCAAGGACCTGGTGAGCGGCTCGAAGAAGCTCCCGCGTGGTGGCGAGGTCGCGGTCAAGAAGGCGCCCAAGGGCAGCCTGACCGGCGGCGCCGCGGCGACCGTGAAGAAGGCCGCGGCCAAGAAGGCCACCACCGCCAAGAGGGCGACGGCCGCGAAGAAGACCACCGCCGCCGTGAAGAAGACGGCCGCGAAGAAGACCACCACCGCGGCGAAGAAGACCACGGCGACCGCCAAGAAGACGACCGCCAAGAAGACCACGGCGACCGCCAAGAAGACCGCGGCGAAGAAGACCACCGCCAAGAAGGCGACGGCCAAGAAGGCCCCGGCGAAGAAGGCGACCGCCAAGAAGGCCCCCGCCAAGAAGTCGACGGCTCGCAAGACCACCGCCAAGAAGGCCACCGCCCGCTAG
- the cofC gene encoding 2-phospho-L-lactate guanylyltransferase, whose product MQWTLVIPLKALSRAKSRLSDTAADAVRPGLALAFAQDTVAAALACAAVGDVAVVTDDVLAGRELAALGAWIVPDEPGGGLNAALAHGTAAVRSRSPECAVAALNADLPALRPVELARVLDAAAEFPRAFLSDAAAIGTTLLAASPGRELRPAFGTDSRVRHRASGAAELLLTAVDSVRQDVDTGDDLRAALALGVGPRTATLAAKLLIPGQPGT is encoded by the coding sequence GTGCAGTGGACCTTGGTCATCCCCCTCAAAGCCCTCTCGCGGGCCAAGAGCAGGCTCTCGGACACCGCCGCCGACGCGGTGCGCCCCGGACTCGCCCTCGCCTTCGCGCAGGACACCGTGGCGGCCGCGCTGGCCTGCGCGGCGGTCGGCGATGTGGCGGTCGTCACGGACGACGTGCTGGCCGGGCGGGAGCTCGCCGCACTGGGAGCGTGGATCGTGCCGGACGAGCCGGGAGGCGGTCTGAACGCCGCGCTGGCGCACGGAACGGCGGCCGTACGCTCCCGGAGTCCCGAATGCGCCGTGGCCGCCCTGAACGCCGATCTGCCCGCGTTGCGTCCCGTGGAATTGGCCCGGGTACTCGATGCCGCCGCCGAATTCCCGCGTGCTTTTCTCTCCGATGCGGCCGCAATCGGCACCACTCTGCTGGCCGCATCTCCCGGCCGGGAATTGCGTCCCGCCTTCGGCACCGATTCCCGAGTACGCCATCGCGCCTCGGGAGCCGCGGAACTCCTCCTCACCGCGGTGGATTCCGTACGCCAGGACGTGGACACCGGCGACGATCTGCGCGCCGCGCTCGCCCTGGGGGTGGGCCCACGCACGGCCACACTGGCGGCGAAACTCCTGATCCCGGGCCAACCGGGCACCTGA
- a CDS encoding lysophospholipid acyltransferase family protein has product MPRRRIGFWYRFAAVLCKPPLVVLIKRDWRGMENIPAEGGFITAVNHNSHVDPFAYAHYQYNTGRVPRFLAKAGLFRKGFVGAAMRGTGQIPVYRESTDALSAFRAAIDAVERGECVAFYPEGTLTRDPDGWPMTGKTGAARVALQTKCPVIPVAQWGANELLPPYAKKPNLLPRKTHHVLAGPPVDLSRFYDKEMSPDLLKEATEVIMAAITAQLEELRGEKAPETPYDPRQVRIEQRRRTRAQERAQERAQAQRQAQAQQEEGQST; this is encoded by the coding sequence GTGCCCCGCCGCAGAATCGGCTTCTGGTACCGCTTCGCAGCGGTCCTCTGCAAACCGCCACTGGTGGTTCTGATCAAGCGGGACTGGCGCGGAATGGAGAACATTCCGGCTGAGGGCGGATTTATCACCGCGGTGAACCACAATTCGCATGTGGACCCGTTCGCGTATGCCCACTATCAGTACAACACCGGGCGTGTTCCGCGTTTCCTGGCCAAGGCCGGGCTTTTCAGGAAGGGATTCGTGGGGGCCGCGATGCGCGGCACCGGACAGATCCCCGTGTACCGCGAGAGCACCGACGCGCTGAGCGCGTTCCGGGCCGCGATCGACGCCGTGGAGCGCGGCGAGTGCGTCGCGTTCTACCCCGAGGGCACCCTCACCCGCGACCCCGACGGCTGGCCGATGACCGGCAAGACCGGTGCCGCCCGGGTCGCCCTGCAGACCAAGTGCCCGGTGATTCCGGTCGCCCAGTGGGGTGCCAACGAACTGCTGCCGCCGTACGCCAAGAAGCCCAACCTCCTTCCGCGCAAGACCCACCACGTTCTCGCGGGCCCTCCGGTGGACCTGTCGCGTTTCTACGACAAGGAGATGAGCCCGGACCTCCTGAAGGAGGCCACCGAGGTCATCATGGCCGCCATCACCGCGCAGCTGGAGGAGCTCCGCGGCGAGAAGGCCCCTGAGACGCCCTACGACCCGCGCCAGGTACGGATCGAACAGCGCAGGCGTACCCGGGCCCAGGAGAGGGCTCAGGAGCGGGCACAGGCCCAGCGGCAGGCACAGGCACAGCAGGAAGAGGGGCAGAGCACGTGA
- a CDS encoding NAD(P)H-dependent glycerol-3-phosphate dehydrogenase encodes MSKPVKAAVFGTGSWGTAFGMVLADAGCEVTLWARRAELAEAVNSTRTNPDYLPGVELPENLRATTDAAEAARDADFTVLAVPSQTLRGNLAEWTPLLEPDTVLVSLMKGVELGSAMRMSEVIEDVAKVGADRIAVVTGPNLAREIAARMPAAAVVACTSEAVAQRLQAATHNPYFRPYTNTDVVGCELGGAVKNVIGLAVGIADGMGLGDNTKGSLITRGLAETTRLGVVMGADPLTFSGLAGLGDLVATCSSPLSRNHTFGTNLGRGMTLQETIAVTKQTAEGVKSCESVLDLARRHGVDMPITETVVGIVHEGKSPVVAVKELMGRSAKAERR; translated from the coding sequence GTGAGCAAGCCGGTCAAGGCGGCCGTCTTCGGGACCGGATCGTGGGGTACGGCCTTCGGCATGGTGCTCGCCGACGCGGGGTGCGAGGTCACCCTGTGGGCGCGGCGCGCCGAGCTCGCCGAGGCGGTCAACTCCACGCGTACGAACCCGGACTACCTGCCGGGCGTCGAACTCCCCGAGAACCTGCGGGCGACGACCGACGCCGCCGAGGCCGCGCGTGACGCCGACTTCACCGTGCTCGCCGTGCCCTCGCAGACCCTGCGCGGGAACCTCGCCGAGTGGACGCCGCTGCTGGAGCCCGACACGGTCCTGGTCTCCCTCATGAAGGGCGTCGAACTCGGTTCCGCGATGCGGATGAGCGAGGTCATCGAGGACGTCGCCAAGGTCGGCGCCGACCGTATCGCCGTGGTCACGGGACCGAACCTGGCCCGTGAGATCGCCGCCCGGATGCCGGCCGCCGCCGTGGTCGCCTGCACCTCCGAAGCGGTCGCCCAGCGCCTCCAGGCCGCCACCCACAACCCGTACTTCCGCCCGTACACCAACACCGATGTGGTGGGCTGCGAGCTGGGCGGCGCGGTGAAGAACGTGATCGGTCTCGCCGTCGGCATCGCGGACGGCATGGGCCTGGGTGACAACACCAAGGGCTCGCTGATCACGCGCGGACTCGCCGAGACCACCCGACTCGGTGTCGTCATGGGCGCCGACCCGCTGACCTTCTCCGGACTCGCGGGCCTCGGCGACCTGGTGGCCACCTGCTCCTCGCCGCTGTCGCGCAACCACACCTTCGGCACCAACCTCGGCAGGGGCATGACCCTCCAGGAGACCATCGCGGTCACCAAGCAGACCGCCGAGGGCGTCAAGTCCTGTGAGTCGGTGCTGGATCTGGCCCGCAGGCACGGCGTCGACATGCCCATCACCGAGACGGTCGTCGGCATCGTCCACGAGGGCAAGTCGCCGGTCGTCGCGGTCAAGGAGCTGATGGGGCGCAGCGCCAAGGCCGAGCGCCGCTGA
- a CDS encoding D-alanine--D-alanine ligase family protein, whose product MSTENLPQSPEQPPRKPRVAVVFGGRSSEHGISVVTAGAVLRAIDRTKYDVLPIGITRDGRWALTADEPDRMAIVDRRQPDVEQLAESSEGGVILPVDPANREVVYSEPGSVPKALGEVDVVFPVLHGPYGEDGTLQGLLELSGVPYVGAGVLASAVGQDKEYMKRVFTSFGLSVGPYVVIRPREWERDESAARKKIIDFAGEHGWPLFIKPARAGSSIGITKVDSLEGLDEAIEEAQRHDPKIIVEALLRGREIECGVLEFEDGPRASVPAEIPPVQSHAYYDFEAKYIDSTPGLVPAPLTSEQTAEVQRLAVDAFEAASCEGLVRADFFLTEDGEFVINEINTMPGFTPISMYPKMWEASGVAYPELVDRLIGAALRRPTGLR is encoded by the coding sequence ATGAGCACCGAGAACCTCCCCCAGAGCCCTGAGCAGCCGCCTCGCAAGCCGCGCGTGGCCGTCGTCTTCGGCGGCCGCAGCTCCGAACACGGGATCTCCGTGGTCACGGCCGGCGCCGTCCTGCGCGCCATCGACCGGACGAAGTACGACGTCCTGCCGATCGGCATCACCCGGGACGGCCGTTGGGCGCTCACCGCCGACGAACCGGACCGGATGGCCATCGTCGACCGGCGTCAGCCGGACGTGGAGCAGCTCGCGGAGTCGAGCGAGGGCGGCGTGATCCTCCCCGTCGACCCGGCCAACCGCGAAGTCGTCTACAGCGAGCCCGGATCGGTCCCCAAGGCCCTGGGTGAGGTCGACGTGGTCTTCCCCGTGCTGCACGGCCCCTACGGCGAGGACGGCACCCTCCAGGGCCTCCTGGAACTCTCCGGAGTCCCTTACGTCGGTGCGGGTGTGCTCGCCTCGGCCGTCGGCCAGGACAAGGAGTACATGAAGCGCGTGTTCACCTCCTTCGGGCTGTCCGTCGGCCCGTACGTGGTGATCCGGCCCCGTGAGTGGGAGCGCGACGAGTCCGCCGCCCGCAAGAAGATCATCGACTTCGCGGGTGAGCACGGCTGGCCGCTGTTCATCAAGCCCGCGCGCGCGGGCTCCTCGATCGGCATCACCAAGGTCGACTCCCTCGAAGGCCTCGACGAGGCGATCGAGGAGGCCCAGCGCCACGACCCGAAGATCATCGTGGAGGCGCTGCTGCGCGGCCGCGAGATCGAGTGCGGGGTGCTGGAGTTCGAGGACGGTCCGCGCGCCAGCGTGCCCGCGGAGATCCCGCCCGTGCAGTCGCACGCGTACTACGACTTCGAGGCGAAGTACATCGACTCGACGCCCGGTCTCGTGCCCGCCCCGCTGACCTCCGAGCAGACCGCCGAGGTCCAGCGGCTCGCGGTCGACGCCTTCGAGGCCGCCTCCTGCGAGGGCCTGGTGCGCGCGGACTTCTTCCTCACCGAGGACGGCGAGTTCGTGATCAACGAGATCAACACCATGCCGGGCTTCACGCCCATCTCCATGTACCCGAAGATGTGGGAGGCGAGCGGCGTGGCCTACCCGGAGTTGGTGGACCGCCTGATCGGGGCGGCGCTGCGCCGCCCGACGGGGCTTCGGTAG
- a CDS encoding DUF3515 domain-containing protein, giving the protein MNFSRHRHTALFGPPVLALLIAATGCSSADDGGSAAVPSPGAKVTGLCQNLDKVLPQKIDGLDRNDPEPRSALTAGWGSPAIILRCGVERPAKMSDQNALSGEVNGVGWLMEKQDDGSYRFTTSLRRAYVEVSVPKKWVQRDGSNALVDLAAPIKKAIPEGIAD; this is encoded by the coding sequence GTGAACTTCTCCCGTCACCGGCACACCGCTCTCTTCGGGCCGCCCGTTCTCGCCCTGTTGATCGCCGCCACAGGCTGCTCCTCAGCAGACGACGGCGGATCGGCCGCGGTTCCCAGCCCGGGGGCGAAGGTCACCGGGCTGTGTCAGAACCTGGACAAGGTGCTGCCGCAGAAGATCGACGGCCTCGACCGGAACGATCCCGAGCCCCGGTCCGCGCTGACCGCGGGCTGGGGAAGCCCGGCGATCATACTGCGCTGCGGTGTCGAACGACCCGCGAAGATGAGCGACCAGAACGCGCTCAGCGGCGAGGTGAACGGCGTCGGCTGGCTCATGGAGAAGCAGGACGACGGCTCGTACCGCTTCACCACGAGCCTGCGGCGCGCGTATGTCGAGGTCAGCGTGCCCAAGAAGTGGGTCCAGCGGGACGGGTCGAACGCGCTCGTCGACCTGGCCGCGCCCATCAAGAAGGCGATCCCCGAAGGGATCGCCGACTGA
- a CDS encoding Lrp/AsnC family transcriptional regulator, protein MVQAYILIQTEVGKASTVAETISKIPGVIQAEDVTGPYDVIVRAQADTVDELGRMVVAKVQQVDGITRTLTCPVVHL, encoded by the coding sequence GTGGTACAGGCGTACATCCTGATCCAGACGGAGGTCGGCAAAGCGTCGACCGTCGCCGAGACGATCAGCAAGATCCCGGGGGTGATCCAGGCCGAGGACGTGACAGGACCGTACGACGTGATCGTGCGCGCCCAGGCCGACACGGTCGACGAACTCGGCCGCATGGTGGTCGCGAAAGTCCAGCAAGTGGACGGCATCACCCGTACGCTGACCTGCCCGGTGGTGCACCTCTAG